The following are encoded in a window of Desulfolucanica intricata genomic DNA:
- the nusG gene encoding transcription termination/antitermination protein NusG — MDKMWYVVHTYSGYENKVKANLEKRIESMNMEDKIFRILVPMEDEVEIKNGKKKLSKKKVFPGYVLVEMIMTDDSWYVVRNTPGVTGFVGSGSKPIPLNETEAIRIIKDMGMEEPHAKVDFETGERIRVVSGPFEDFEGLVEEILVDKEKVKVMISMFGRETPVELDFDQVQKIS; from the coding sequence ATGGATAAAATGTGGTATGTAGTACATACCTATTCCGGTTACGAAAATAAAGTAAAGGCAAATTTGGAAAAACGGATCGAGTCCATGAATATGGAGGATAAAATATTTCGTATTTTAGTCCCCATGGAAGATGAAGTAGAAATTAAGAACGGCAAAAAGAAATTATCCAAGAAGAAAGTTTTTCCGGGGTATGTACTGGTAGAAATGATTATGACGGATGATTCCTGGTATGTGGTTAGAAATACTCCCGGGGTGACAGGATTTGTTGGATCCGGATCCAAGCCAATACCTTTAAATGAGACGGAAGCTATACGTATCATTAAGGACATGGGTATGGAAGAACCCCATGCTAAAGTTGATTTTGAGACCGGCGAAAGAATTAGGGTGGTTTCCGGTCCGTTTGAAGATTTTGAGGGTTTGGTAGAAGAAATACTTGTTGATAAAGAAAAAGTAAAGGTTATGATCTCTATGTTTGGCCGAGAAACTCCGGTTGAGCTGGATTTTGACCAGGTTCAAAAAATAAGTTAA